The Rana temporaria chromosome 4, aRanTem1.1, whole genome shotgun sequence genome contains a region encoding:
- the LOC120935958 gene encoding low density lipoprotein receptor adapter protein 1-B-like, whose translation MDALKSVGRAILRSPSIARHTRRVTGHQKLPDSWPESHDALLEGAVFHLKYLGMTLVEKPKGEDMAAAAIRRIITMARASSEKFKKVILTVTPHGLDIQEAGGGDRIEYVSIYRISYCTTDKVQNKVFAYVAQNQSNGALECHAFLSPKKKLAQTVTLTVARAFKVALDLWEASREGKEDSPPRLSQGEESADHQPGPVSRISSTFLPYASSSGQMSSVELPCRTLQTLQNGEEEDEDEEYDDLDDAFTSCFMDDGADRMDWHSTTGSMWDPQRL comes from the exons AATTGCCAGACAGTTGGCCGGAGTCACACGATGCCCTCCTAGAAGGAGCCGTCTTTCATCTCAAGTACCTGGGCATGACGCTTGTAGAAAAACCTAAAGGCGAGGACATGGCAGCCGCTGCTATCCGTCGTATTATCACCATG GCACGAGCCAGTTCAGAAAAGTTCAAGAAAGTGATTCTGACGGTGACCCCGCATGGACTTGACATCCAGGAGGCGGGCGGCGGTGACAGGATAGAATACGTCTCTATATACAG AATTTCATACTGTACAACAGACAAAGTGCAGAATAAAGTGTTTGCCTACGTGGCCCAGAACCAGTCCAATGGGGCTCTTGAGTGCCACGCCTTTCTGTCCCCCAAGAAAAAGCTG GCTCAGACTGTGACACTGACTGTGGCCCGGGCATTTAAGGTGGCTCTGGATTTATGGGAGGCCTCCAGGGAAG GGAAGGAGGATTCACCCCCCCGACTGAGCCAGGGAGAAGAGTCTGCTGACCACCAGCCAG GTCCAGTCAGCCGGATTTCCAGCACATTCTTACCGTATGCCAGTAGTAGTGGCCAGATGAGCAGTGTGGAGTTACCATGCCGGACCCTTCAGACGTTACAGAACGGG GAAGAAGAAGATGAGGATGAAGAGTACGATGATCTGGATGATGCCTTTACAAG CTGCTTTATGGATGATGGAGCAGACAGAATGG ACTGGCATAGTACGACAGGCAGCATGTGGGATCCGCAGAGGCTGTGA